The following proteins are encoded in a genomic region of SAR324 cluster bacterium:
- a CDS encoding acyltransferase family protein has protein sequence MELAEKMKSLLSFANLQTRIGETHKNTGTLGYDPWGYNEDRLRQFAKLGQWIYEKYFRTEAFGLENIPSQGRALIIGNHSGQLPMDGILVSIALLTNPHGSRVPRAMIERFFPTVPFLGNFLNEIGAVVGDPVNCIKMLQRDESVIVFPEGVGGSGKPWKKRYELQRFGTGFLKIAIETKSPIIPVGIVGCEETIPSLGSIDPLARMLGLPYVPISLPVILPAKVYLHFGKPMMFEGDPTNETRLKEMVEEVKNSIRSLIQDGFDKRQRGR, from the coding sequence ATGGAATTGGCTGAAAAAATGAAATCTCTTCTCAGTTTTGCCAATCTGCAAACAAGGATCGGTGAAACTCACAAGAATACGGGCACTCTGGGCTATGATCCCTGGGGGTATAACGAAGATAGATTGCGCCAGTTTGCGAAACTGGGACAATGGATCTATGAAAAATATTTCAGGACCGAAGCCTTTGGACTGGAAAATATTCCGTCCCAGGGACGTGCGCTGATCATTGGAAATCATAGTGGGCAGTTGCCGATGGATGGTATTCTCGTTTCTATCGCGCTATTGACCAATCCGCATGGATCCAGAGTTCCACGGGCCATGATTGAACGGTTTTTTCCCACAGTTCCTTTTCTGGGAAACTTCCTGAATGAGATTGGTGCCGTTGTGGGCGATCCGGTGAATTGTATTAAAATGCTACAGCGAGATGAATCTGTGATTGTTTTTCCCGAGGGGGTCGGTGGTTCGGGTAAACCCTGGAAAAAACGCTATGAATTGCAACGGTTTGGAACAGGTTTTCTCAAAATCGCGATTGAAACCAAGAGCCCGATTATCCCGGTGGGGATTGTCGGCTGTGAAGAAACAATCCCGTCATTGGGAAGTATTGACCCCCTTGCCCGAATGCTGGGGTTGCCCTATGTTCCGATTTCATTGCCGGTGATTCTGCCAGCAAAGGTCTATCTCCATTTTGGCAAACCCATGATGTTTGAAGGAGATCCCACGAATGAAACACGGCTCAAGGAAATGGTAGAGGAAGTTAAAAACTCAATCAGATCTTTAATTCAGGATGGTTTTGATAAACGTCAAAGGGGGCGTTGA
- a CDS encoding NAD-dependent epimerase/dehydratase family protein, whose amino-acid sequence MAQQNKPQILITGAGGELAHRVAEKLKKNYDLIGVDFRDDSHYDDELVKYRLDFSKRGFEEVFRHHEFEGILHLGRLRMTQKDRFKRYNVNVLGTQRLLELGRKYGVNHSLVLSTYHVYGAHPYNPSLIDESFPMKAANWSSELVDGVELENLVAINMLRHRRSRVTILRPCNVIGPGVKNQISGLLSQKKAPVISGYAPLMQFIHVEDLAEAIAKAYSTNHPGIYNVATEDWIPYTRALELAGCETFSIPSVPPLLTRRICSVMKIKNLPPHMVNYFKYPIILESSLFNKTFHFEPKYTLDEMFGYYRGLKSNQKD is encoded by the coding sequence ATGGCACAACAAAATAAACCACAAATATTGATCACCGGTGCCGGTGGAGAGCTGGCTCATCGGGTCGCTGAAAAACTGAAAAAAAATTATGATCTCATCGGTGTCGATTTCCGTGATGATTCCCACTATGATGATGAACTGGTGAAATACCGTCTGGATTTTTCAAAGCGGGGATTTGAGGAAGTATTCCGCCATCATGAATTTGAAGGTATCCTGCACCTGGGACGTTTGCGCATGACTCAGAAAGACCGGTTTAAACGGTATAATGTCAATGTGCTTGGAACACAGCGTCTATTGGAACTGGGCCGCAAATATGGGGTGAACCATTCCCTGGTTTTGTCCACTTATCATGTTTATGGTGCCCATCCTTATAATCCGTCCTTGATTGATGAAAGCTTTCCAATGAAAGCCGCGAACTGGTCCTCGGAACTGGTGGATGGTGTGGAGTTGGAAAATCTGGTGGCCATCAACATGCTGCGTCATCGCCGATCCCGGGTGACCATCCTGCGCCCCTGCAATGTCATTGGACCGGGAGTGAAAAACCAGATCAGCGGGTTGTTGTCGCAGAAAAAAGCACCGGTGATTTCAGGGTATGCTCCACTGATGCAGTTCATCCATGTGGAAGATCTGGCCGAAGCCATCGCCAAAGCCTACTCAACCAATCACCCCGGTATTTATAATGTGGCAACTGAAGACTGGATTCCTTATACGCGGGCGCTGGAACTGGCAGGTTGTGAAACTTTTTCGATTCCATCCGTGCCGCCATTGCTGACGCGACGGATCTGTTCTGTGATGAAAATCAAAAATTTGCCACCGCACATGGTCAATTATTTCAAATATCCCATTATTCTGGAGAGTTCATTGTTCAATAAAACATTTCATTTTGAGCCTAAATATACTTTGGATGAGATGTTTGGCTATTATCGTGGACTTAAATCGAATCAAAAAGATTGA